The DNA region CTTGCTCTCATCGTGGCCGCCGGCGATGAAAACCCGTCCTCCGGCAGCTCCCATAGCGAAAAACGACCGACTCTCCGGCATATCCTTGCACTGAGTCCACCTCCGAGTCATGAAATCGTACACGAAAACATCCTTAATCGGATCCCAGCTCGCCGGGTTCCACCCGCCCATGACAATAAGTTTCCCTTCCGTAGTCGCAATTTGGCAGAACATCGGTAACCCATCAGGATATTTTGGAATCGGGTCAACCCGATCCCAAATACCAGTTACCGAGTCGAACACCGTGATAGCGTACCTCGGTTGTCCTACAGGTTTAGACTCGGATTGAACAGGAAGTGCTTGTACTAAACAAGCAGCTTTACGAGTAAAACCGGTTTGTTTACGATGGTAATAAAATTCCTTGCTTTGAAGAAGCCTACACCATCTTCTACAAACACGAGAAGCAACTCGGTGAGTTGAATAGTGTAATCGGCTCAAGCACTCAAGGGCAATTTCCTCGGGTAAACCCGGGAGTAACTCAGTAGTGAACTCATCTTGggtcatttttttgttgttgtttatttctagaaggttttttTGCTTGCaatgaaatagaagaaaataaagtgatgcagaaatttggggattttacgTGGATATTTATAGTAAGAGAAGAGGTCTGTGAGAAAATGACGGTCACATGATATTTTAGGGTTGAGGCACTAAGATTATTCCACGTGGCATCCGTTTATTAGGCAAGTTGATACGTCAAAATTGCACGGGAGGCGTCGAACTCATTTAATCTATACTTACTTTTTAAAaatgttttaacttgtacccgttttttaaacaacttcacgCATCTTTCTtttcctccttcgttttcttcttctccttcttcttttcttctttttttttaggtgacaataattttatatgattgttgtaaattttaatatagtttataatattttacaatGATGAGTTGTTATGATACTTTATTTTTTGCTATTgattagggtttcttcttcttcttttttttcttaattgcaaaataaATTCATTAGATTTATTATTGTTTTGGCAAATTGATGATTGAGGTTTGTTTccgatgatatttggaggttatgtttcaaatttgagctcatttggagtagatttatgTATTAAATCGTAAATTTGATTGTTataattcgaagaacaaatttttATTTCTGGGCAATTTGCACTTAAGGACTATTGTTATAAAAACGttagttgcacttcagaccttttggccttaagtacaTCTGAAGTGCAAAATgttacttcagacttattggccttaagtgcatctgaagtgcactttttcacttcagacttattagtCATTAGTTGCACTTCAGAGCTGAAGTTTGTGTGCAGACAtagaacttcagctctaagaatgccaaagttcagcaaatataaaacaaaaacttcagctcctagaatgctgaagttcagcaaatacaaaacaaacttcagcCCTAGAATGTtaaagttcagcaattacaaaacaaactcCAGCTCCTAGAATggtgaagttcagcaattacaaaacaaaaacttcagccaaaacATGTTGTAGTTTTATTGAGCTGAAGTTTGCCATTGCACTATGAACAGAaatttgcgtgattgcctttgcaagtcaggccaaacttcaggcCAAAATATTTGAAGTTTTGCTAGACTTCAGGCAAAAcattctgaagttcaaactttAGACTTAATGTTTTGCTATtttaggcccgtatgtctgaaGTTATCCGAAAAATGGGTACGCTTGAAATTTTGTTTTTGCAAAGCGTGTATAATTTAAAAGTTGACCCAAAAACTGGGTATATATACAAATGCCCCCAGTTGATACCGACGTAAATTATAAAATATGGGCTTCCTCGTAATAAAATGAGAccatatttattatttactttttctagttatatatatagtttatatattaattatacgtaattatacaaatataatatataaattatacatatattatatctTCACtagttatttttagtttaaataattAGGTGGACAGCTATTTTGATTAATTCTTCTAATAAATCGAAgagattctttttctttttcgttttttaaatagATGGGATCTTGAATTTTCATTACTTTGTCCTTTTTTGTTTTATGACTAAAGTGAAAATAAAGTATTGATTCatttttacttttcctttttctcCATTAACAAAAGTAAGCATACAATGAATATTGTTTAGTGCAAGTTAAAAAATTAATACACCCAATAAATTAAATTATGTTACCACGTAACATAAGATCAGCGCTTTAAAAGAGGAACTTAGAGGGTGTTTGGGTCAGATTTTAAACTAATCAAACTAGATTATACACATTTGGGGTAAGAAAAGGGTTGATAGACACATCATTGAATTATTATCacctttaatatttttttcaaaatatgtaattacttatgtataaaataaattttagtaCTTAAAAATATTTTCAGCATTTGATATTTATCAGCATCTTTTAATCAGCTAAATCAAATGGACTCTTACTGGTgcatttcaaaataaaatggtatCAAAATGTCCTCTACGACAATTTCGCTAATATTTTTCATTCGGTTATTTTGATTTCAATTTACGGACAAACTGAAATAAGTTTGGTTCTCTTGGTTCAATTTTTGATACTAAATTTTggatttaaaaaaattacttactctttcttcttcttcttcttcttcttttgctttgtaAAAGCAAATTTGACCAATCAATTGACAAGAAACAAATACACTACACGCGATCTCTTAGCAAAGCTATTTTGCAAAATGAAACTTTTCGGGAATTAAAAATTCTTTATATATtgataaccccccccccccccaccaaaACCCAAACCACTGTTTGCTATGCActttgaatttaagaaaataccacaaaaataaaaTCTCTAAAATACAATATTGATAGATTCTTTTTAATTCCTTGTTCAACACCGAAAATTCCTATATGGTGTatcaataattatgatttaagagTATCTTATTTCAACTTGTCAACAATTATAATTTCATAGATCCAAGGTTTTCGCATATAATTAGCCGTCTATGAAAGTTTCTTGAAGATCTGAAAAATGCCGGCACTGAAGGAACACAGTCAACGTGATAATCCAACCCAGCGCTGACGACGTCGTATAAAGAGGTTTGAAGCAGCTTCATCGGAGATGTGTTatgtaatataatttattttttagcatattcagaaaaatatattttataatttaactttaaacttttaattttataCCAATATTAATAACTTATTTCTGATCACAAATTTTCAATATCTTTGTTTGGTCCGGTCAATCTTTTGGTTAAAGACGAATAATGCGTACCCCTAAATTGACGACAAAAGTAACGGTATTAATTAGGCAAATGGTTCACCACTTCACCTTTCTTGCATTGCTTTTAAAATAATGTGTAGAATAACAACTaatacattatttttttaaaatgacttACAGGTGATATAAATCAAATCGTTTGATGTCATAATTGTGCTTTATTCAAATCTGCTGATTTTCCGACGTAGATGATTGAATTAAGCAATAGAATTGCATCATCTGGCTAAGAaattctctttatatatatatagatatatatagagTCAAACATCTTTATAACAACCTCGTTTGTTCCAATTTTGTTTGATTGTTATAGCAAAGTGTTGTTATggaaaacatatattataatataatatgaaaatgggttcCATAGAAACTTGATTTTTTATAGTAAATGAATGTTATATAACGatactgttatagagaggtctgaatATTAACATACAGAGGAAATTCTCTTTTAGTATACGTTCAATAATGTATGTCTTGATTTTTCTAGATAGTTTGAATGTGAAACATGATAAATACATTAGTTGAATACACTTAAATAGGAAACGAGACATTAACGAAATAACTAGAAGGAAAATGACTAACAAGACAACCAATCAATACAAATTTGGAAAGTCCCACTTCAGATTAGGTTATGAAGCATACATTACGGTGAtcaggggtgttcatggttcggtttgtatcggtttttccctaaaaaaaaaaccaaaccaagtaagtcggtttttcaaatattgaaaccaaaccaaatcaattaagtcggttttttatcgattccATTTTTGTcggttttggtcggtttttcggttatttatcagtttttttcttaaatataagacatacactaccaaacacatattacGGAGATTACATTTTTAACGTAACATTATCAAACCAATtactctttgagaaatctatcatttaccaagatatattgatgataattgaatcaattAGTAATGAAtgatttaagtactcaattaaaaatcgattacttttaacatgaaataaattcttgtatttagcaaaagaaaactatcaatcaaactagaatgtaaaggtaaaaaattagattattataatagcaaaaaactagactaaaaatataaacaactaatatgtaccataaaattttagaaactttatataaaaatacacacacacacacacacacacacacacacacacacacacacacatatatatatatatatatatatatatatatatatatatatatatatatatatatatatatatatatatatatatataataataaatttaaatacctacttctatagtcggtttggttcgattttttcggttatttttttattaaaaccaaaaccaaaccaaatttgatcggtttttaaaattcaaaaccaaatccaaaccaaacttaaaaagTATCAgattttttggtcggtttggttcgattttcgatttggttcgatttttcaagtttttatGAATACCCCTAGTGGTGACAAGTGTGCACAATATTCCTAGATTCTAAACTTAGGTAGCatggttaattattgttaattaaagatggtgattttatttattttcctcaTAGTACAATTATAACATAGGACGATGTGACTCATATTTCCTTTTAGATAATATCTTCTCTAAGGATTGCCTAATGTTACGACCCGAAATTTCATTCGTCGTGATGAcgtctatctcaatactaggcaagccgacaatatcaataacccacaatttcttttaaatacgcaaaatataataattaagtttaagagaaaattccataaatactggatataaatacactcccaaaatctggtgtcactgaatacatgagcatctatacattacaagtctggacaacacggtctataatagtctgagaccaaatacagtaaacaaggagatagggaaggagagacaaagtctgcgaaatacggcagctacttctgaatctctgaaaaatcaactgtgcgaaagaatcaacatcCATTGTGTCCGAgttcacctggatctgcacacgaagtgcagggtgtagtatgagtacaaccaactcagtaagtgtcacgacccaatttcacttgtaggtcgtgatggcgcccaacactacagttaggcaagccaactaataaataaattaagcatacattgataaaatttaaaaccaagaaaatataaacccaaactctaccaatatTGCTAAACTATGGCAGTGTTGGGGAACTATGAGAAGATATCAGGTTAGATGATCaacaaagataagagttcatactaCATGTATTCAAAGGTTGCTAATGGATTGTTTCAGGCAGTTGGAGCTATTACAGGATTTGcaagataagagttcatactaCATGTATTCAAAGGTTGCTAATGGATTGTTTCAGGCAGTTGGAGCTATTACAGGATTTGCAAGAGGTAAATTCCCCTTCACATATCTAGGGTGTCCTATTTTTTATACTAGAAGGAGGAAGGACTATTATGAGGAgcttatcaagaaggtgaaggctaAATTGCATTCATGGAAAGGAAAACTGTTGTCATTTGGAGAAAAGGCAACACTCATCTCTAGTGTGTTGTAAAGTATGCCAGTTCACATGTTATCAGTCCTTGATCCACCAAACAGCATCCTAGggaagaagtagaacatgagatcGTATGGGAATTGAAGAGTGGAACAACTAATATTTGGCATGAAAATTGGACTGGATTGGGTGCACTTTATAATGTATTGCCTGAAGACTTTCCAATCAATGAAGGTCTTCAGGAGGTGGCAGAACTGAGGCAAGGGAAAACATGGGATGATCAGCTGCTAGATCAAACTTTCAATGAGGAAATTGCAGAACATATAAGGTTAAATGTGCACTATGAAGGCAGTGAGGGATATTGGGATAAACCATACTGGATGCCAACTCCTTCAGGCAAGTTCAGTGTTAGCAGTGCTTGGAAAATATTAAGGCATAGGGCAGATCCTAATCAGGAATTTAAGTTAATGTGGATTAAAGGTTTGCCattcaagatatccttcttcttgTGGAGATTGTGGAGGCAGAAAATAGCCACCGATGACATGTGGAGGATGCAAGGGCAAATGATGATGTCTAggtgttggtgttgtcagcagccccaagaggaatccattgagcatatatttgtcacaagtcctactgcctctaaggtatggaacttgttcatgggggctgctggaatttctgtGCAATTGATTCAATTGAAGCAGATTATAAGGCATTGGTGGTATGCTCAGTGTTGTCCGAAATTAAAGCCACTATTTCAAGCAGTACCAGCTATCATCACTTGGGAGCTGTGGAAGAGAAGAAATGCAGGTAAACATGGTGGTTCAATGTCcacaaatagggtgattcatgagaTAAATAGGACATTGCATCAACTAGGAAGGCTGAGGTAtgcttggatccctaatattccaTTGTTATGGCCAGACATGATTCAATACTTTGAAGGATATAAACCTATATTGATCACTACAAGAGTAACATGGCAACTTCCTTGTCATGGTTGGTACAAATGTAATACTGATGGAGCTTTAAAGGACAATCCTGGACCTAGCTCCCTAGGCTTTTGTGTGAGGGATGATGAAGGTGATGTGGTGTATGCTAGGGCAGTAGACCTGGGAGTTACAACTAATGTGGTGGCTGAAGCTAAGGCTATTCTTAAAGGGTTGGAATATTGTGTGGAGCATGATTTTTACCCTCTCATAATGGAGACTGAttcattggtgatgaagaaggcaatagaaggggaatgggatcctccttgggtaattgcacaggatgtgaagaaaattatagagatgaaggacaacttcaatgtgatctttcaacatgtgttcagagaaggcaactcaatggcggattttatagctaacattgtgTTCTCTTTTGCAGGTACATCTGAGTTTCATTCATTCTCTGAACTGCCTAGTGCAGGGAGGAGGTTGATCAATCTAGACAAATCTCAATCACCTAACCTTAGGATTAGGATAGCAAAGAGAAGAACCCCAGACTGATGGCTTCACAAGATTGGACTCTGAACAAACTGATACGTCCAAATGCTAAGGAAGATGTTGAACCcatcatatgatatttttggagattgttgaatcatttctTAGTGGTATTAGCATTCTTTCAAGCTCAATCTGAGGATGGTTTAGCAATGTTTTGAATGATATCTATATTAAAGGTTCTAGTAGGGAAGGATCTGAGCTTACAAGATCACAAAAAGGCACAGgctggcctttgccttgcaaagtCTTCTTAAAGCCAGATCATTtctggcttttgccttgtaaagccagcctaaagccagctcatgcctggcttttgccttgtaaagcctgcctaaagccagctcacgcCTGGCCTTTGgcctgcaaagcctgcctaaagccagctcatgcctggcttttgccttgcaaagcctgcctaaagccagcgcatgcctggcctttgccttgtaaagcctacctaaagccagctcaagcctggcttttgcATTGCAAAGCCTGCATAAAGCCAGGCTCCTCTTCTACACATTAATCTTGATGAGTGAGCACATGATTAATACTTGAACAAAATCAATCCACTGCATATGGAGATCATATAGTAGCGACACTTGGAGGACGATGCGGACTTCAACTCTGcggtggagatgtttggaattcattttagctTATGGACAATATACCCtggcgcctggtgagagcttgaTAGGTGCTGCTTGGTATTTTCCAATGATAATTGGATTCACATACACTAATAAGAGAAGGAAGCATTCAACTTATCATGTTGTAATAGTTAGTTCattagattttagcttttctatcttttttaatAGCTAGTAGCTTCATGCAAAAAACAACTCTACCAATGTATGtgtaccaagacctggtgtcacaagtgcatgagcatctagtaaattatacaaaactccaaatactgtctgaaatgaaatagatagaatataaatataagaagagacactggtagctgcagaacggctcagaaaggtagctcaccactatgcctcgggatgacgtgggtatgtgatgataggtcctccactagtacctgtctcagatcctgcacaaaaagtgcagcaagtgtagtatgagtacgtatataacgtgtacccagtaaatatcaagcctagtctcgaagtggtagagacgagatagccgactttgacactcactatgggtcaataataataactgaaataaaattaggatatttaaatcagcatggtttacagaatttataataatttatttaataagcggaaataatcaaattccttcaaatgtaacaagtctcaatatattaattaaattccttcaattcaaataatttttaatttatcaattaaatctcatttacaggagtaataattaattccttaacaagaaagaataataatccattaaatttcaaagatttttcaatctattaattagcttcacaagctgaaataaattattaaagtatcttgtaattattattattaagcacgatttctgccgaggacgtacgacccgatcgagagtgtcgtgtatactgcagagggacgtgcgacgcgatccatagatgcatctatcctgccgagtcgttcggcccgctccacaagaaaggaggacattttcttatgtgcctccggaaggagagtatatttattataagataaattcgggaggagaacaatttcttttaacaattaattgatttaaacagaaaataaagcctatgagatttccaccctttaatatctttatctaacaattcacaatatattcatatatatatatatatatatcaattaatattaattaatcaaagaatactatttatacaagtaatgcatgctttgagtcctaaactacccggactttagcattaatagtagctacgcacggactctaatcatctcgtgcgtatgtagcccccacaattagcaacaattatttaattttaatcacctatgaggtaatttctccctcacaagattagataagagacttacctcgtcttgctccaatttaatccactataaggccttttccacgattatccaactttttctgactcgaatctagccaaaataattcgatataatcactaaaaattataggaatcaattttataagaaaatactacatttttaataaaaattccgaaattaattaaaaattcatccatgggacccacgtctcggaagccggcaaaaattatgaaatccgacgactcattcaattatgagtccaaccataccagtttcactcaaatctgactccgaattgataccgaaatctcgaaaattcgtttctatgagatttctaaaatttcccaaatttcaatctcaaaacactaattaaatgatgaaaacaatgatatatttatgtttatagaccaaatccaagttagaatcacttaccccaatatcttttccttgaaaatctatcaaaaatcacaTCTGCTCAAGCtctaatttgttaaaaatggcgaatgggacgaatgccctctgtttttataacttacagctctgtctagttcgatcaaggagctcaatcaggggagctcgatctcagggagctcgatcttgggagctcgatcatgggagctcgatctcaggagctcgatcttgggagctcaatttttgggagctcgatcttgcgtgctcgatcatgggagcttgatttttgggagctcgatctcagcccaCACTTTCTagcagaagagaaaaaaaattgtaGCAACTGTTTAAGTCCAATTGTTGATcagttaaccatctgaaactcacccgaggccctcgggacctcaaccaaatataccaacaagtcctaaaatatcatacgaacttagtcgaacctctaaatcatatcaaacaacgctaaaatcatgaatcataccccaattcaagcttaatgaaactaagagttttcaacttctacattcgatgtcggaacctatcaaatcaactccgattgacctcaaattttacacacaagtcataaatgacataatggagctataaaaattttcggaactggattccgactctggtatcaaaaagtcaactcatcggtcaaactttcaaacttaaattcttgtttttagccatttcaagcctaatttaactagggacttccaaataaaatttcgaacacgctgctaagtctaaaatcaccatacggagctgttggaattatcaaaattctattccggggtcattttctcaaaatgttgaccgaagtcaaacttagcactttaaggccaacttaaggaaccaagtgttccggtttcaccccaaacacttctgAATTTCGAACCagccatccccgcaagtcataaatcattacaagcacatactggaagttttatttttagggaacgaggttctaaaagttaaattgaccggttgggtcattacagtaagtaataataataaataagaactgagagtagtgacgagcttcacagctaagtccaaatacagaaattctcaacataaaagggtaggcatgctctcaaattcaacatttaaaattccacagtaatttcatatcattcgactgaaacagaagataatgtcttttagaaatttccaaaacagtgatatatgaccgctgaaatgcagcaataatgaaatcaatgcatcctctcagagtaacagtcacttagtcctcccattcactctaacctcacagtcactctttcctcacagtcactcaacactcggcactcgggcactcgacactcgcactcagtaggtacctgcgctcactggggtgtgtacagactccggaggggctccttcagcccaagcgttataacaagccaatcatggcataaatcaatgaaacatgttgcggcttgcagcccgatcccataaatatcctcacaattaggccttcGACCTCACTccgtcatcaacctctctagtctctcgagctctcagaaatcatgataagcaacccaacaacaatgatatgatacatcaataacgAACAAGAGAGACTGCGATGTAATatacaagtaaaatcatgactgagtacaaaatagtaatttaacagataattcaacgACCTTTGTGAGTCCCAACAGTATCAACACATGGTTTAAATATGATTTATAGTTCGATTTCTCTAATACGCAGAAAAATATATGgataacaataatttattcaaCTACACATATCCATGAAATTgactaagtcacaatttctatggtgcacgatCACACGCcggtcacctaacatgtgcgtcacctcaaaaccaatcacataacacataatctggggtttcataccctcatgaccaaatttagaactgttacttatctcaaaccgtgtaattctttattccgctatgcccttgccatgagaattggtctccgaaagcctcatatctagccacaattaatttgattcagtcaatattaattattgtaattaattccataaagaAATACTAATTTCTCCactaaaatctgaaatttaactcaaaaatcgtccgtgggctccacatctcggaacccgacaaaatttataaaatatgaacgcccatccaaccacgagtccaaccatacaaatttcacaaaattccgacatcaactcaaccctcaaatcttcaattaaagtctttgaagatttctaccattttcaacccaatctttacccatttgaactcaacaatcttttcacaaaccttattgttatgtgtatgtataaataatactttcacacccaagaatcatactcccaatcatccatccttacccaaactcgaaattgaagactaggggttagaaccctACCTCTTGGGtaaagatcttgtgatatttccttgttggatttcaaagcttgaacaagatcttgatgaacaaagcacttgagcttcttcctctctatagaacactctcccttctctctaaaaatgtcagaCTTTTTGCTctaaaatgagcttcaaggggtATAAATCGAAGTAGGAttgggtcaaaaattagaaagaattgaAACCCCGACGCaaatttgcgatcgcataacacgtATGCGGTCCGCAAATTGACCGCTTAATTGAAGCTCCAAAACGAGGGTTGCCTGGATGGGTCTGCGGTGATTATGCGGCCCACA from Nicotiana tabacum cultivar K326 chromosome 24, ASM71507v2, whole genome shotgun sequence includes:
- the LOC107797281 gene encoding F-box/kelch-repeat protein At1g15670; amino-acid sequence: MTQDEFTTELLPGLPEEIALECLSRLHYSTHRVASRVCRRWCRLLQSKEFYYHRKQTGFTRKAACLVQALPVQSESKPVGQPRYAITVFDSVTGIWDRVDPIPKYPDGLPMFCQIATTEGKLIVMGGWNPASWDPIKDVFVYDFMTRRWTQCKDMPESRSFFAMGAAGGRVFIAGGHDESKNALSSAWVFDIASDEWTELPRMSEERDECEGVIIGSDFWVVSGYDTESQGRFKSSAELYELSTGEWRQVENAWGSSQCPRACVGVGKNGNLTCWSESDPNVKVGACGVDLGDRTLVTGSAYQGAPHGFFFVENSKKEGQNSKLVKIDVPEEFSGFVQSGCCVEI